CTTCGGTCCGCTTCTCGCCAACCCTAAAACAGCGTTGCTGGGCGGAGCTGCGCAGTTCGGTATCTTTGGTTCACTTGTGGGTGCCGCGGCACTTTCACAGTATACGGGAATGGTGGATTTTACGCTTAAGCAGTCAGCAGCGATCTCCATTATCGGTGGTGCCGATGGCCCGACATCGATCTTTATCGCTTCCGCACTGGCACCTGAACTGCTTGGAGCCATTGCGGTTGCAGCATACTCCTATATGGCACTCGTACCGGTCATCCAGCCTCCGATAATGAAGGCATTGACTTCAGAGGAAGAGCGTAAGATCGTCATGAAGACGACAAGAAAGGTCAATAGACTTGAAAAGCTCATCTTCCCGTTGGTGGTCATTATGTTGATCGCATTGATCCTTCCTGATGCAGCACCATTGATGGGTGCATTCGCCTTCGGTAACTTTGCCAAGGAATCAGGCGTGGTCGACAGACTCTCCAATGAGATGCAGAACTCACTCATCAATGTTGTGACCATCTTCCTTGGTTTCGGTGTCGGTATGACACTGCAGGCAGACAAGTTCCTTGTGGCGGAGACCTTGGGTATCATGGTGATCGGCCTTCTGGCATTTGCGGCAGGTACTGCAGCAGGTGTATTGATGGCAAGAGCAATGAACAAGTTCTCCAAAGAGCCTATTAACCCGCTTATCGGTGCTGCAGGTGTTTCTGCCGTACCAATGGCGGCAAGGGTGGCTTCGAAGGTCGGTTCCGAGGCAAAACCGGGCAATATTTTGCTCATGCATGCCATGGGTCCGAATGTTGCCGGGGTTATCGGGTCAGCAGTTGCAGCAGGTGTACTGCTGTCGATCTTCAAATAATTTTCAAGACGGGATAATGTTTCTTATCCCGTCATTTACTGAAAGTATATGTCAGGGAAATATTTTTTTTGACATATGCTTTTTGCATAGCATTTAAATGATAAAGAGGATACTTATGAGTACCAGAACGCCCAACGGACTTGACAAACTCGGATTGAAGAACATCGGAGACATCTACTACAATTTGAGTTATGACGAGTTGCAAGCGCATGAGATAAACCATGGAGAGTGTAAGATCTCTTCTTCCGGAACAGCAATGTGCGACACCGGGATCTTCACAGGAAGAAGCCCCAAAGACAAATATTTTGTCGATCAGGAACCTTCCAACAAGCATATTGCCTGGGGTGATGTGAACAAGCCGATCAAAAAAGAGATATATGAAGAGCTTCTCGATCTTACATTGACACAGCTTTCCGGAAAAAATATCTATATCACCGATGTTTATGCAGGAGCAAGTGCAGAGAGCAGAAGATCCATCCGTTTTATTTGCGAAGTGGCATGGCAGGCACATTTTGTAAAAAACATGTTCATTCGGCCTACGGAAGAGGAACTGGAGACGTTCGAACCTGACTTTACGGTCTATAATGCCTGTAAAGCTGTAGATGAGAAATATAAAGAGCATGGACTGAACTCGGATGTATTCGTTGTATTCAATATTGAAGACAATGTCTCCATTATCGGGGGTACCTGGTATGGCGGTGAGATGAAGAAGGGTATCTTCTCCATGATGAACTACTGGCTGCCGCTTGAAGGTAAACTCTCTATGCACTGTTCTGCAAATGTCGGTAAAGATGAAGACGTCTGTCTCTTCTTCGGACTCTCCGGTACAGGAAAGACGACACTTTCAACAGATCCGAACAGAGCACTGATCGGTGACGACGAGCATGGGTGGGATGACAACGGCGTGTTCAACTTCGAAGGCGGATGTTATGCAAAAGTGATCAACCTTGATCCCAAGAGCGAACCGGAGATCTTCGGTGCTATCGTAAAAGATGCACTTTTGGAGAATGTCGTGGCTGACGATACGGGGAATGTAGACTACTCTGACGGTTCCAAAACGGAAAATACCAGGGTCTCCTACCCGATCGAGCATATCGCCAACCATAAAAGCGATCTTCAGGCCGGACATCCGAACAATATCATCTTCCTGACAGCGGATGCATTCGGTGTACTTCCTCCTGTCAGCAAACTCAGCAAAGAGCAGGCAATGTACTACTTCCTGAGCGGTTATACAGCCAAGGTGGCAGGAACAGAGAGAGGGATCACCGAACCGGTAGCGACCTTCTCCGCCTGTTTCGGTGAAGCGTTCCTTCCTTTACACCCAACAGAGTATGCAAAACTGCTTGGAAAAAAGATCGATGAACACAATGTAAATGTCTACCTGGTCAATACAGGCTGGACAGGTGGTCCTTACGGTGTGGGTAAACGTATGAGTATCAAAGATACCAGAGCCTGTATCGATGGTATCCTCAACGGATCCATCAACAATGCAGAGTTCGATACACTCGATATCTTCAACCTTCAGATCCCAAAAGCGCTTGACGGTGTCAAGGACAACAAGGTCCTTAACCCGAGAGAGACATGGGAAGACAAAGCAGAGTATGACGCAATGCTTAAAAAACTTGCCGAAATGTTCCAGGAGAACTTTCACAGATATGACGGTAACCGTAGCGAGTTCGACTACGCTTCTGCAGGACCGCAGCTCTAATCTATCTTTTTCTTATGGACTTCCTGTATATCAGGGAGTTCGTTTATCCATAAGTCTCTTTTATATTTTATTTTTTTATAAGTTATATAGTGTATAGTTACAAAAAAATTTTGAAGGAAATACAATAATGGATGTAAACAAGATCAGAAAAGTATGCAGACCGATCAGGATCGTCTTGGGACTTTCTCTTATCGCAGTCGGTGTTGTAACAGGGATCAAATGGTTCTATCTTGGGGTTATCCCGTTGATCGCAGGTTTGGCGAATTTCTGTCCGCTCTGCATTATCACCAAAAAATGTGATATAGAAACAA
The window above is part of the Sulfurovum riftiae genome. Proteins encoded here:
- a CDS encoding sodium ion-translocating decarboxylase subunit beta encodes the protein MKIKHLLLSVLFAFAFLTNTATAGEHEATASQFMTQEQLKAQEAETYHPKSVPELIVSFFHTTGLDAIMNPKEGVKNGQGIEMSTFAQSWGRVIMFLIVFVLFYLAIAKGFEPLLLLPIAFGGLLANIPIANMTGPHGMLGIIYNMGIANEFFPLLIFMGVGAMTDFGPLLANPKTALLGGAAQFGIFGSLVGAAALSQYTGMVDFTLKQSAAISIIGGADGPTSIFIASALAPELLGAIAVAAYSYMALVPVIQPPIMKALTSEEERKIVMKTTRKVNRLEKLIFPLVVIMLIALILPDAAPLMGAFAFGNFAKESGVVDRLSNEMQNSLINVVTIFLGFGVGMTLQADKFLVAETLGIMVIGLLAFAAGTAAGVLMARAMNKFSKEPINPLIGAAGVSAVPMAARVASKVGSEAKPGNILLMHAMGPNVAGVIGSAVAAGVLLSIFK
- the pckA gene encoding phosphoenolpyruvate carboxykinase (ATP): MSTRTPNGLDKLGLKNIGDIYYNLSYDELQAHEINHGECKISSSGTAMCDTGIFTGRSPKDKYFVDQEPSNKHIAWGDVNKPIKKEIYEELLDLTLTQLSGKNIYITDVYAGASAESRRSIRFICEVAWQAHFVKNMFIRPTEEELETFEPDFTVYNACKAVDEKYKEHGLNSDVFVVFNIEDNVSIIGGTWYGGEMKKGIFSMMNYWLPLEGKLSMHCSANVGKDEDVCLFFGLSGTGKTTLSTDPNRALIGDDEHGWDDNGVFNFEGGCYAKVINLDPKSEPEIFGAIVKDALLENVVADDTGNVDYSDGSKTENTRVSYPIEHIANHKSDLQAGHPNNIIFLTADAFGVLPPVSKLSKEQAMYYFLSGYTAKVAGTERGITEPVATFSACFGEAFLPLHPTEYAKLLGKKIDEHNVNVYLVNTGWTGGPYGVGKRMSIKDTRACIDGILNGSINNAEFDTLDIFNLQIPKALDGVKDNKVLNPRETWEDKAEYDAMLKKLAEMFQENFHRYDGNRSEFDYASAGPQL
- a CDS encoding YgaP family membrane protein codes for the protein MDVNKIRKVCRPIRIVLGLSLIAVGVVTGIKWFYLGVIPLIAGLANFCPLCIITKKCDIETK